One window of Etheostoma spectabile isolate EspeVRDwgs_2016 chromosome 6, UIUC_Espe_1.0, whole genome shotgun sequence genomic DNA carries:
- the calhm6 gene encoding calcium homeostasis modulator protein 6 yields the protein MEKFKKILDIATQQDRLGFGAVALVTAGGEQIFSSAIFSCPCNELNFLYGLVFLLVPALALLLLGYILSKKTWKTLTGVCQHRAGWCLHWRRLIVVCTALFQVSNTALVAPASWIAVALINGKYYECAMTGTNVSVYNKLLCGDKDSGVRCQRELYRLPCGTGSSVPQADRQDVLLTLKAQSQILGWLLVAAVMLSSLLLTCVARCTSPISYLQLRFWRAYATEENNLLDSYTTQHAKQLAERNIKSFFNKTPPENIITPSNNDWEKVSTLYRFSTTDNYYSTLHRAVEDWQEADNGMMRLASVKTQEPSDHTPAVLSFVDEGRV from the exons ATGGAGAAGTTTAAGAAGATCCTGGACATCGCTACCCAGCAGGACAGACTCGGGTTCGGGGCGGTCGCCCTGGTGACCGCGGGGGGGGAGCAGATCTTCTCCTCGGCGATCTTCTCTTGTCCCTGCAATGAGCTGAACTTCCTCTACGGCTTGGTGTTCCTGCTGGTGCCCGCCctggctctgctgctgctgggttACATCCTGAGTAAGAAGACGTGGAAGACGCTGACGGGGGTGTGCCAGCACCGGGCCGGGTGGTGCCTGCACTGGAGGCGGCTGATTGTGGTCTGCACGGCCCTCTTCCAGGTGAGCAACACGGCGCTGGTGGCCCCCGCCAGCTGGATCGCCGTGGCCCTGATCAACGGGAAATACTACGAGTGCGCCATGACCGGGACCAACGTGAGCGTCTACAACAAGCTCCTGTGTGGAGACAAGGACTCTGGGGTCCGGTGTCAGCGGGAGCTGTACAGGCTGCCCTGTGGGACAGGCAGCAGTGTCCCGCAGGCGGACAGACAGGATGTCCTGCTCACCCTGAAAGCTCAGTCTCAG ATCCTGGGTTGGCTGCTCGTCGCCGCTGTCATGTTGTCCAGTCTGCTGCTGACCTGTGTGGCCCGGTGCACCTCCCCCATCAGTTACCTGCAGCTCCGCTTTTGGAGAGCGTATGCTACAGAAGAGAACAACCTGCTTGATTCATACACCACCCAACACGCCAAACAGCTCGCTGAGAGGAACATAAAGAGCTTCTTCAACAAGACACCGCCTGAAAACATCATCACGCCTTCCAACAATGACTGGGAGAAGGTCTCCACCCTCTACAGGTTCAGCACCACAGACAACTACTACAGCACCTTGCACCGGGCGGTGGAGGACTGGCAGGAGGCCGACAATGGGATGATGAGGTTGGCTTCAGTCAAGACACAAGAGCCTTCTGACCACACCCCCGCTGTTCTTAGTTTTGTAGATGAAGGCAGGGTGTAA
- the LOC116690530 gene encoding calcium homeostasis modulator protein 5, whose product MDNFQTVLRFFTNQKSTIGYSVMALMTVGGERIFSVVSFQCPCNHEQNFAYGLTFLLGPAVVLLVLGLLFTARLWRLYTGCCINPMKLCPHGNCLGHLRVFMSIFCGASVAPVMWLSVALLNGTFYECAVSGLDENVVVDLFCKNKTAACREELARVPCERSKLSSDERMELLLMFRAQSQILGWCVIITAVVGGLLGTCYKNCRSKVSFLQLTFWKRYMEQEKERFDTLAVEYATKLADRNLQSFFENKEPAPFPFPNHRAWEEISAYYTFTQSEQCYSTLQRYVERTDRDFPETKPVLNVEYDGREMH is encoded by the exons ATGGATAACTTCCAGACTGTCCTGCGTTTCTTCACCAACCAGAAATCCACCATTGGCTACAGCGTTATGGCTCTCATGACTGTAGGTGGGGAACGAATCTTCTCCGTGGTTTCCTTTCAGTGCCCGTGCAACCACGAGCAGAACTTTGCCTATGGGCTGACCTTCCTGCTGGGCCCGGCTGTAGTGCTGCTGGTTTTGGGTCTCTTGTTCACCGCCAGGTTGTGGAGGCTCTACACTGGCTGCTGCATTAACCCCATGAAGCTGTGCCCCCATGGGAACTGCTTGGGCCACCTCCGGGTGTTCATGAGCATTTTCTGTGGAGCCAGTGTGGCTCCTGTAATGTGGCTCTCTGTGGCCCTGCTCAATGGGACCTTCTATGAGTGCGCGGTCAGTGGTCTGGACGAAAACGTGGTGGTGGACCTGTTCTGTAAAAACAAGACGGCGGCGTGTCGGGAGGAGCTGGCCCGGGTGCCCTGTGAGCGCTCCAAACTGTCCAGCGATGAGCGCATGGAGCTCCTGCTCATGTTCAGGGCCCAGTCCCAG atcctGGGCTGGTGTGTGATCATCACCGCTGTCGTCGGGGGCCTCCTGGGTACCTGCTACAAAAACTGCCGCTCCAAAGTCAGCTTCCTGCAGCTCACCTTCTGGAAACGCTACATGGAACAGGAGAAGGAGCGCTTTGATACTCTAGCTGTGGAATACGCCACCAAACTGGCCGACAGAAACCTGCAGAGCTTCTTTGAGAACAAGGAGCCGGCTCCGTTCCCCTTCCCCAACCACAGGGCCTGGGAGGAGATCTCTGCATACTACACCTTCACCCAGAGCGAGCAGTGTTACAGCACCCTGCAGCGCTACGTGGAGCGGACAGACAGGGACTTCCCAGAGACCAAACCTGTGTTGAACGTAGAGTATGATGGAAGAGAGATGCACTGA
- the rwdd1 gene encoding RWD domain-containing protein 1 has translation MTDYSEEQRNELEAIESIYPDSFTVLSDEPTSFTITVTSDAAENGETAVEATLKFTYVEKYPDEAPLWEIHSQENLEDSDAEDILTLLQQQADENLGMVMIFTLVTAVQEKLNEMVDVKKNRREEEARRKEAEAEEAEKVLFQGTVVTIENFLAWKAKFELEMAELRRKRQKEEEQAGKPKLTGKQLFETDHNLDTSDIQFLEDTGNNVEVDESLFQDIEDLDLDEDDPDFDPLEMGSDED, from the exons ATGACGGACTACTCGGAGGAGCAGAGGAACGAGCTGGAAGCGATAGAGTCCATCTACCCGGACTCTTTCACAG tgCTTTCAGATGAGCCCACCAGCTTCACCATCACCGTGACATCAGATGCAGCGGAGAATGGGGAAA CAGCAGTGGAAGCAACATTAAAGTTCACATATGTGGAGAAATACCCAGACGAGGCTCCGCTGTGGGAGATCCACTCCCAGGAGAACCTGGAGGACAGTGACGCCGAAGACATCCTCACCTTACTGCAGCAGCAG GCAGACGAAAACCTGGGCATGGTGATGATCTTCACCCTGGTGACGGCCGTTCAGGAGAAACTCAACGAAATGGTGGATGTGAAGAAAAACAGACGAGAGGAGGAGGCGCGGCGGAAAGAGGCCGAGGCAGAGGAAGCAGAGAAG GTGTTGTTTCAAGGCACAGTGGTAACTATTGAAAACTTCCTGGCGTGGAAAGCCAAGTTTGAGCTGGAGATGGCCGAGCTGAGGAGGAAGCGGCAGAAAGAAGAGGAGCAGGCAGGGAAACCCAAACTCACCG GTAAACAGCTGTTTGAGACCGACCACAACCTGGACACATCTGACATCCAGTTCCTTGAAGACA CTGGAAACAACGTTGAAGTGGATGAGTCCCTGTTCCAGGACATCGAGGACTTGGACTTGGATGAGGACGACCCTGACTTTGACCCTTTAGAGATGGGGAGTGATGAGGACTAA